ATTTTTTGCcaagtttttttcttaaaactttattattttagtAGCAGTCATAAGGTGTGctaagaattaaaataaaccctAGAAAAGTCAAATCAGCACAGCATTGCTATTTTTGAGGTCTTGCCTCATTTTTCAAGCTACCTGCAATACTCAGGTTGATCTCAAAGTAGAACTGAGGCGGCCTATTTTTAGCAACCAAACATTTCTTCACTATCTCTTTATCTGATAAATCATGATGACCAGAACAAAGTATACATCTTGTTTTTCAATTCTGAGAGTCACAGACATCTTCTGTATTGAGAAGTGATGGAACTGGTcacaaagaacaaattattactttcaattttttaattttaccttttcttcaCACTTGATGTTGCCCAAGACTAGACAAGatggatccctggaaatgtggCTTGGATGAGCAGAATCTTATTGGACTATCTCAGAATGAACCAAACCCATATACATCAACTTCTGCATGTACCTGTATTCCTTCAGAACATGTACAATAAATGGAAGCCTGCTTTATATTTAGTAAACATTACTTTAGTGAAGGAATTTTATGCCTTCACTGGCAGTTGGAATACTGTCAAACTTGGTGAAATAGAGCACTTTTAGATGATGTGCAAGTATCAACATCTCACTGTGTGTATGCTGGAAATATACATTCATCATCTGTTAGACTGTCTGATTCAATTTTATggctttttattctgttttttttttttttttttttttttcttactgtagGAGTATAAAATCTTGGGGGGTTTCTTATGATTTTGAAGCACTTAACAGAAAAATTTACCTCCTAATCTGCTCAAAAGCAGGGACCAGGACAGCCACAAAGCCAGAGACTACATACAACAGTTACTGTTTTACTTCTCAGCTACTTCCAGTATAACTGATTAGCTGCAGCTCTCAACTCCATCAGCAGGTACAAAAAAGTTAATGCAAACTCTTAGGTgtaaaacaggaaagaaaaagcagggcAACATTGCTgaacttaaaagaaaacaaatttataatCAGAATTTAATATCAAAATTACACAagagacaagaagaaatataaaGTATTCTTAACTTCTCTGTATGGCATTTCCTTCacttggaaaatgaaagaaatcccACACAGAAAAGGTAAGAATactttaaatttcaaataaagtCAGCTTAACAGAATCAAATTTCATTgcttagaaaaaatattttacaggtATTTCCACGATTCAGTTTTAAGGCTCAATAAGAACAGTATCTTGGGAAAGGCCAGACCTGCTGGTCAAGAAATTTATGACAACATATATTTATTAGAAGATATTTTATTgataacaaatacaaaaatgttaCTCTCGTTCCctgatgtttcattttaaagataaagCTTTTCCTTCACCACTTTACAGACTTGTaaatacagcattttaaaaaattgtgacaataaattaagaaaataggaggaggagaaaacccAACGCAACAAGGAGAAAATGCATGAGAAGCAATAGAAAAATTATGCAACAGAATTTAAGTTATCGTATTACATTATCATTCCAAGAGAACTTTGGGGGTTTtgcacatgaaataaaatagcaaagaaaaaggataaaTACAAGTGCATTTGTGTCCCACTGGAACTTGTTCTTATTAACCAAAACAGTAGTACTCATCAGAATCAATTTTGGGATGCTTATGCAGAGACTGAGAGTCTTCCGCAATAGAAGAATCACTGAACTTGTCCATATCTGATGGGGTTTGGTGACCAGGGACATCATCCACTAAGGTGTCCAAATAACTCCCCACTGATATTCCATCCAGTCCATCACTACAGTCCTGTAAACTGCTACAGCTGCCATGGAGGGATGTCTCCTGACTTTCTAGCAAGCTGCACAGGCTTCCACTCaaactgctgcctctgctggcaATGGCTTTCTCTTCAATCATCCACTTGATTGATTCAATACTTTCATTGATGAGAAGGAGCTGGCGCATCAGCTTCACATCAGTGGCTCGGAGATTAACCTacaaggcaaaaataatttaaaaaattactcttttaatAATTAAGCCAAAGAGCAGGCTTGAATGcgttaaaagaaaacaaaacaatccagCTTTCCTATCTAGACAAACCTATTTCAGTAACTAGTAAAAAAGcccacaagcaaacaaataaaaaatcccGAAAGCACAGCTATactaatattttctgtgaaggCCATCTGGGAATCTGGTCAGCCTCCCTAAGCACTGACTGCATTAACAGGAGTGCTAGTCAGTGACAAAACTTTTATGCACACTGGTACAACACTGTTTAGATGAGAAACACAGCTGCTATGACAACTCCTGGGGATAGCCTTTCACTAATGAGAGAATCAAGACACAAAGCTATTGCTATTCACCATTACTCTAGGCTACTTACAGCTACAGACATCTAGGCATTCATCCCATGTTATCCTTACTATGGCTACTTGGGCAACTTAAAATTTTCAGATAATAACACCTAATTTATCATTGcataatttggaaaaaagctTGTAGATATTCAACTTTTACTCACACTACTCCTGAGTGGACATGAAAATCTGCTATATAAGTGTCTGagagctgaaatatttaactTATTGCAACCATAACTTTTAGTTATTTAAACCCACATTAGATGAAGGtgatgaagttcagagttaaCCACGTGTTACACAGAGCAAGCATTTGCTGCAGCTAACTAAATAAAAAGTGGACATTAAGAACAAACACCTACTTTCTCACTTAGTTGTGGTGGTCGATGCAAACACACAGAATCATTAATAGTAACAGACAGTGGAATACTACAGTGTTACATTTCACAGATATATTTGAGTTAACCATCTTAATGTTTTCCTTAATAGGCAAACTGTATAAGACACTTTTTAAGTCACTTCAGCTGACAAATAAAAGGCGAGACCTAAGGTTTATATACACTGCTTCCTTCTGTTCATCTGAAACATCATAGgtactggaaaaagaaaaaatctagGACCCTGTCTTATGTACCATATTGAAAATTTGAAAGTCTTTcacttaacagaaaaaaaaaaaaaaaaaaaaaaaaaaaaaaaaaaaaaaaaaaaaaggcaagatcTATTACATCAGATAATAGACATTTTATAGAATTCTCCAAGTCCACAACTGTTGTACAGAAAAATAGCACCTGTATTGTTCATGCACAGTGGACTGGAACAGAATCAGTATTCTCATGAAGCAAAGACATGTTTTGCTACAAGTATAATCTGAACATGATCCTTTCCATATTCAAATGCCCTCTTCTCAGCATCCCAAATTTCACTGAGCTGGTACagttcaaaaattattttaatatatttttattctcttagaCACTGCAGAAGATTTGTAGTGGATTCAGCTGGACTGTTCCTAGCAGCCAATACGGTTTTGTTCTCTGTAAGTGTCACTAAACCATGTTGGTAGCATTCCAGTGTTCCAGCTCTTGCTGAGCATTGAGGGCAATCaaagctttttgtgtttttcactCTGCACCTTCAGAAAGTAGACTAGGACTGAGAAAGCTGCTTGGAGTGGACAGAGATGGGACAGTTGACCAGAATTCATCAAACAGATATTTCTTGCCATACAATGCTGTGCCCAGCAAGAAAACATTTGATCATTGCATTTTATCATTCCTGTAGAGCTGTTGCTTGGGGGCTGGTTTATCTACTGCTGGGAGATGGTGTCACTGACTTTGCATCACTTGttcatttcatttatttccttcattttttaaactgtctttattaCAATCtaagtttttatcttttttgttcATGTAATTCTCTCCCACTGAGAATTCTGATCCCactggaagaggagaaggaagtgAGTGAGAAGTTGGTGGGTGCTTAGTTACTGGTCAGGGACAACCCAATGCAGAGATATTTCAAGCTTTGCCAGTAACAGACTGCTTGTGTAACTGTCATATGTAATCCCAGCGTCCTTCCCCAGTCCCCAGAATGACTTCCGAATTATTCTCAATCCAGTAACACAAGATTGAACAAAGCTAACCTGGTATTGTGCAAAACTGCTCCACCTACCATTCATTCACTTTTAACAGTACTGCCCATCTATCATTGTTTCAGAAGTGAGGTTATGAAAACAGATTGACCATTTTGTACTTCTCCTGCTCAAGCCAATTTCTCCACTCTGACCAATAAATCACTACAAGCCATTTGCTCAGCAACCAGGCTGTCATGAAAGCAGTAGATTGTCCAACTTCTCAAATGCAACTACAGACTTCAGCAACTTGAATATAAACATGCTTGGAGACAAGTTTCCCAAAAGGCTGATTTAGGAAATGGTTAACAGAACTAGTGCAAACATGATTCAACCAAAACAGTCCCTTTTAGATAAAGTAGACATCTTATGTATTTCAGATTCAGttcacaggaaataatttttttctctaaatacaGCAACAGCTTCAGCATTTTTGTGGAATGGTCATACTGGAAGCAATTCTTTGCATTCCTGAGTACTAGAGTTGTCCTCCTAGCTACCATGTCATTCCAAGTCTCTGATATCAAGAGTGTGCTTTTCctaaagcaaatattaaaaagtagTTTAACAAGTgtcatctttttttaatatggtttACTTCTGTGTTTGATAACacagaaatgtcaaaattaCACTTTTTGCTCCTTCTGTGCTTTAACACAGACACAATCACATTAGCTTTTACTCACTTGTATAGTCTTGGAAGTTGTTGGAGTATACAAGTTGGAGTGTTTTTGGAGTAAACAAGACTGACTTCAGCTAACAGGACTAAACACAATAAAATCTCACCATGTTTGATAGCTCCATTTGTTATGCACAGTAACAGGTGCATTTCAGGAATAATCTAAACAGGGTATCATAGCTACACAGGTTGTTCAGAACAGTTTTTACAGTTGTCCTTTGAGTTAAAAGTAGAACACAGGACGACCACAGGGAAAGTGTCTGTTATTATGGATCAGTCTTCAGCAAAAACTTATGCTGTATTAAACTACAAGAGAGTAAAAACTTATTTCCTGTTACAGGTTAAGTTCTATGAATGTATTTTTTGCGTACGTTTGCTCTGTGTATTTGCAATAATGCTGAAAGGATACTAAATGTTTAACATTAAGAGCTAGTCACAGCAAGggcaaataatgaaattaaagtgTCAGCATCTTTCAAGTAATACACTCT
The genomic region above belongs to Sylvia atricapilla isolate bSylAtr1 chromosome Z, bSylAtr1.pri, whole genome shotgun sequence and contains:
- the LURAP1L gene encoding leucine rich adaptor protein 1-like, with the protein product MEPGSSPDLRDVEQKLGRKVPESLARPLRGEELPARPAAAGPGPRRRRAAALARLETKLQLLRQEMVNLRATDVKLMRQLLLINESIESIKWMIEEKAIASRGSSLSGSLCSLLESQETSLHGSCSSLQDCSDGLDGISVGSYLDTLVDDVPGHQTPSDMDKFSDSSIAEDSQSLHKHPKIDSDEYYCFG